CAGGATCTATTAATCCTTGCTTTTCTTTAACGGTATCTAATTCTTCTTTAGTTGAAGTCTTATTAGATTTTATTGAATCTGCTTTCGCTCTTTTTCGAGCATTAATTTCAAGCTTTCGTGCGTTTTCTACTTCCTTTAATTTTTCCAAACGCGCATGTACCTCATTAAAAATCTCATTATAGGTATTAATATCTGCGGTATAATAGGCGTTACTTTTTGCAAATTGAAGGCTATCTACGTTATAGGTAGCAAATAAAAAAGAATCTAACTTAATTCCCTGTTCTCTAATTCGTTTGTTATCTATACTACGAGCAGAGTTACCAAGGTAAATCTCGGTAAGCAAAGCGACCATGGTTTCTTTTGGGATTAAATTATCTGGTTTTTCAGGACGTTTTACTTCCTGGCAGCCCACCAACCACACGCTTAACAGTATAAATAAAATATTCTTTATCATCTTGCAAAGGTTAGACGTTCTCCATGAGTACGTGTTACCATTTTTCCATTTTCATAGGCTAAAACCCCATTTACAAATGTATGTGTTATACGCGAGGTAAATGTTGTGCCTTCAAAAGGTGACCATCCACATTTGTAGGCAATATTTTCTTTA
This Rasiella rasia DNA region includes the following protein-coding sequences:
- a CDS encoding DUF4296 domain-containing protein, producing the protein MIKNILFILLSVWLVGCQEVKRPEKPDNLIPKETMVALLTEIYLGNSARSIDNKRIREQGIKLDSFLFATYNVDSLQFAKSNAYYTADINTYNEIFNEVHARLEKLKEVENARKLEINARKRAKADSIKSNKTSTKEELDTVKEKQGLIDPVTEEEQ